Proteins co-encoded in one Paracoccus aestuarii genomic window:
- a CDS encoding D-amino-acid transaminase, whose protein sequence is MTRTVYVNGDYLPEDQATVSVFDRGFLMADGVYEVVSVLGGKLIDFEGHMIRLKRSLSELSIANPLSDDDYLEAHRALVDRNAITDGLVYLQVTRGNPGDRDFAYPPAETAPTVVMFTQAKPGLADAPAARSGWSVVSVPDLRWGRRDIKTVQLLYPSMAKMEAKARGADDAWMVEEGRVTEGTSNNAYIVRGNTIITRELSHDILHGITRAAVLRFAREAQMQVEERSFTIEEAQSADEAFVTSASAFVMPVVRIDGVPVGQGGVGPVATRLREIYLEESLKTAV, encoded by the coding sequence ATGACGCGGACGGTTTATGTGAATGGCGATTATCTGCCCGAGGATCAGGCCACGGTCTCGGTCTTCGACCGGGGCTTCCTGATGGCCGACGGCGTCTATGAGGTGGTCAGCGTGCTGGGCGGCAAGCTGATCGATTTCGAGGGCCACATGATCCGCCTGAAGCGGTCCCTGTCCGAGCTGTCCATCGCCAATCCGCTGTCGGATGACGACTATCTGGAGGCGCATCGCGCGCTGGTGGATCGCAACGCGATCACCGACGGGCTGGTCTATCTGCAGGTCACGCGCGGCAATCCGGGCGACCGGGACTTCGCCTATCCGCCGGCGGAGACCGCGCCCACGGTGGTGATGTTCACCCAGGCCAAGCCGGGCCTGGCCGATGCGCCCGCCGCGCGCAGCGGCTGGTCGGTGGTCAGCGTGCCGGACCTGCGATGGGGGCGGCGCGACATCAAGACGGTGCAGCTGCTCTATCCCTCGATGGCCAAGATGGAGGCCAAGGCGCGCGGCGCCGACGACGCCTGGATGGTCGAGGAGGGCCGCGTGACCGAGGGCACGTCGAACAACGCCTATATCGTGCGCGGCAACACCATCATCACGCGCGAGCTGTCCCATGACATCCTGCACGGCATCACCCGCGCCGCCGTGCTGCGCTTTGCCCGCGAGGCGCAGATGCAGGTCGAGGAACGCAGCTTCACCATCGAGGAGGCGCAATCCGCCGACGAGGCCTTCGTCACCTCGGCCTCGGCCTTCGTGATGCCGGTGGTGCGGATCGACGGCGTCCCGGTCGGGCAGGGCGGCGTCGGTCCCGTCGCCACCCGCCTGCGCGAGATCTATCTGGAGGAAAGCCTGAAGACCGCGGTCTGA
- a CDS encoding GNAT family N-acetyltransferase — MTMMTPTIAPESPLGPDLSLIFDRHQAEMHADTPPESIHMLPREALAAPQVAFFVMRLSGQPVAMGALKTIAPGHAEIKSMHVLAEHRGRGLSRLMLRHLLDHARAAGLHRLSLETGTQAGFAAARGLYASEGFGDCPPFGDYRTDPHSAYMTLTI, encoded by the coding sequence ATGACCATGATGACACCCACCATCGCGCCCGAGAGCCCGCTCGGCCCCGACCTGTCGCTGATCTTCGACCGCCACCAGGCCGAGATGCATGCCGACACGCCGCCCGAATCGATCCACATGCTGCCGCGTGAGGCGCTGGCCGCGCCCCAGGTCGCCTTCTTCGTGATGCGCCTGTCGGGCCAGCCCGTCGCGATGGGCGCGCTGAAGACGATCGCCCCCGGCCATGCCGAGATCAAGTCCATGCATGTCCTGGCCGAACATCGCGGCCGCGGCCTGTCGCGGCTGATGCTGCGCCATCTGCTGGACCATGCCCGTGCGGCAGGGCTGCACCGCCTGTCGCTGGAGACGGGGACCCAGGCCGGTTTCGCCGCGGCCCGCGGTCTCTATGCCAGCGAGGGGTTCGGCGACTGCCCGCCCTTCGGCGATTACCGCACCGACCCCCATTCGGCCTATATGACGCTGACGATCTGA
- a CDS encoding aminotransferase class V-fold PLP-dependent enzyme: MPHLRPQIDPQGLDEFSVVFTDRSLNHMSQRFQQVMRDLSSGLCEVYGAAQAVIVPGGGSYGMESVARQFGAGAHALIVRNGWFSYRWSQIFEAGGFAREVTVVKARPQGNEARPAYAPPPIDEVVARIRETRPDAVFAPHVETSAGLILPDDYIAALADAAHEVGALMVLDCIASGAIWVDMAATGVDVLISAPQKGWSASPAAGLVMLSDRAAERLEASTSDSFALDLKKWRAIMQAYLDGGHAYHATMPTDALLGLRDAMEETRALGFDAARAAQWQLGRMVREDLAGRGIRSVAAPGFEAPGVVVSYTDDPEIRSGRAFAAQGTQIAAGVPLAIDEPEDFSTFRIGLFGLDKLKDPQATMDRLRPVLDRVIG; encoded by the coding sequence ATGCCCCATCTGCGCCCCCAGATCGACCCCCAGGGTCTGGACGAATTCTCGGTCGTCTTCACCGACCGGTCCCTGAACCACATGTCGCAGCGCTTCCAGCAGGTCATGCGCGACCTGTCATCGGGCCTGTGCGAGGTCTATGGCGCCGCGCAGGCGGTGATCGTGCCGGGCGGCGGCAGCTACGGCATGGAATCGGTCGCCCGCCAGTTCGGCGCGGGTGCCCATGCGCTGATCGTTCGGAACGGCTGGTTCAGCTATCGCTGGAGCCAGATCTTCGAGGCGGGCGGCTTCGCGCGCGAGGTGACGGTCGTGAAGGCCCGCCCGCAGGGCAACGAGGCCCGCCCCGCCTATGCGCCGCCCCCCATCGACGAGGTCGTGGCCCGCATCCGCGAGACGCGCCCCGACGCGGTCTTCGCCCCGCATGTCGAGACCTCGGCCGGGCTGATCCTGCCCGACGACTACATCGCCGCGCTGGCCGATGCCGCGCATGAGGTGGGCGCGCTGATGGTGCTGGACTGCATCGCGTCGGGCGCGATCTGGGTGGACATGGCCGCCACCGGCGTGGACGTGCTGATCTCGGCCCCGCAGAAGGGCTGGTCGGCATCCCCCGCCGCGGGGCTGGTCATGCTGTCGGACCGCGCCGCCGAACGGCTGGAGGCCTCGACCAGCGACAGCTTCGCGCTGGACCTGAAGAAATGGCGCGCGATCATGCAGGCCTATCTGGATGGCGGACATGCCTATCACGCGACCATGCCGACCGACGCGCTGCTGGGCCTGCGCGACGCGATGGAGGAGACCCGCGCCCTGGGCTTCGACGCCGCGCGCGCGGCGCAGTGGCAGCTGGGCCGGATGGTGCGCGAGGATCTGGCCGGGCGCGGCATCCGCTCCGTCGCGGCCCCGGGCTTCGAGGCGCCGGGCGTCGTCGTCAGCTATACCGACGACCCGGAGATCCGCAGCGGCCGCGCCTTCGCCGCCCAAGGCACCCAGATCGCCGCCGGCGTGCCCCTGGCCATCGACGAGCCCGAGGATTTCTCGACCTTCCGCATCGGGCTGTTCGGGCTGGACAAGCTGAAGGACCCGCAGGCGACGATGGACCGGCTGCGCCCGGTCCTGGACCGCGTGATCGGCTGA
- a CDS encoding type 1 glutamine amidotransferase, giving the protein MRIGILQCGQSPDQLKRDLGDYPDMFMDLLAGRGLDFRTWHVEGMAFPDDIHDADGWLLTGSRHGAYEDHAFIPPLEDFIRRVHDAGLPMAGICFGHQIIAQALGGTVRKYPGGWAVGAQDYDFDGQRVTLNAWHQDQVMDLPPGATVLARNAFCENAALAWGDRILTVQAHPEFGDDFIRGLMRTRAKGVVPEPLLEAAEARMGQAGAGSRLMADRIAGFFLQAGRIDDRGAA; this is encoded by the coding sequence ATGCGCATCGGCATCCTTCAATGCGGCCAGTCGCCCGACCAGCTGAAGCGGGATCTGGGCGATTACCCCGACATGTTCATGGACCTGCTGGCGGGGCGCGGGCTGGACTTCCGCACCTGGCATGTCGAGGGCATGGCCTTTCCCGACGACATCCACGACGCGGATGGCTGGCTGCTGACCGGATCGCGCCACGGCGCCTATGAGGACCACGCCTTCATCCCGCCGCTGGAGGATTTCATCCGCCGCGTCCATGACGCGGGGCTGCCCATGGCGGGGATCTGCTTCGGCCATCAGATCATCGCCCAGGCCTTGGGCGGCACGGTGCGGAAATATCCCGGCGGATGGGCGGTGGGCGCGCAGGATTACGATTTCGACGGCCAGCGCGTCACGCTGAACGCCTGGCACCAGGACCAGGTGATGGATCTGCCGCCCGGCGCCACGGTGCTGGCGCGCAACGCATTCTGCGAAAACGCGGCGCTGGCTTGGGGCGACCGCATCCTGACCGTGCAGGCCCATCCCGAATTCGGCGACGATTTCATCCGCGGCCTGATGCGGACCCGCGCCAAGGGGGTGGTGCCCGAACCGCTGCTGGAGGCCGCCGAGGCGCGGATGGGCCAGGCCGGGGCCGGGTCGCGCCTGATGGCCGACCGCATCGCGGGCTTTTTCCTGCAGGCGGGCCGGATCGACGACAGGGGTGCCGCATGA
- a CDS encoding glutamine synthetase family protein encodes MTDWTDKLPRAARDFMAGRRLDEVECIVADIAGVARGKAMPASKFARQERFYLPNSIFLQTITGEWADNPSGAFTEPDMVMVPDYSTATAAPWTADWTIQVIHDAQDQQGNPMPIAPRNVLKRVVQMYRDKGWNPVVAPEMEFFLVARNIDPNQPIIPPMGRTGRRAAAKQAYSMSAVDEYGKVIDDIYDFAEAQGFEIDGILQEGGAGQVEINLNHGDPVALADEIFYFKRLIREAALRHDCFATFMAKPIEGEPGSAMHIHHSVTDLATGQNIFSDAKGRETPEFLHFVAGMQRHLPAAIALLAPYVNSYRRYVPDFAAPINLEWGRDNRTTGLRVPISGPEARRIENRLAGMDCNPYLGIAASLACGYLGLLEAENPRAECLGDAYMSQDELPYNLGDALDLMIENEAMRGVLGHEFTAVYESVKRNEYKEFLQVISPWEREHLLLNV; translated from the coding sequence ATGACCGACTGGACCGACAAGCTGCCGCGCGCCGCGCGCGATTTCATGGCCGGCCGCCGCCTGGACGAGGTCGAATGCATCGTGGCCGACATCGCCGGCGTCGCCCGCGGCAAGGCCATGCCCGCGTCGAAATTCGCGCGCCAGGAACGGTTCTATCTGCCCAATTCGATCTTTCTGCAGACGATCACCGGGGAATGGGCTGACAACCCCTCGGGGGCCTTCACCGAACCCGACATGGTGATGGTGCCGGATTATTCCACCGCCACCGCCGCGCCTTGGACCGCCGACTGGACGATCCAGGTCATCCATGACGCGCAGGACCAACAGGGCAATCCCATGCCCATCGCGCCCCGCAACGTGCTGAAGCGCGTCGTCCAGATGTACCGCGACAAGGGCTGGAACCCGGTCGTGGCCCCGGAGATGGAGTTCTTCCTGGTCGCCCGCAACATCGACCCGAACCAGCCGATCATCCCGCCCATGGGCCGGACGGGGCGCAGGGCTGCGGCGAAACAGGCCTATTCCATGTCGGCGGTGGATGAATACGGCAAGGTCATCGACGACATCTATGATTTCGCCGAGGCGCAGGGCTTCGAGATCGACGGCATCCTGCAGGAGGGCGGCGCGGGTCAGGTCGAAATCAACCTGAACCACGGCGATCCGGTGGCCCTGGCCGACGAGATCTTCTATTTCAAGCGCCTGATCCGCGAGGCGGCGCTGCGCCATGACTGTTTCGCGACCTTCATGGCCAAGCCCATCGAGGGCGAGCCGGGCAGCGCCATGCATATCCACCATTCGGTGACGGATCTGGCCACGGGGCAGAACATCTTTTCCGACGCCAAGGGCCGCGAGACCCCGGAATTCCTGCATTTCGTCGCCGGGATGCAGCGGCATCTGCCCGCGGCCATCGCGCTGCTGGCGCCCTATGTGAACAGCTATCGCCGCTATGTCCCGGATTTCGCCGCGCCCATCAATCTGGAATGGGGCCGCGACAACCGCACCACCGGCCTGCGGGTGCCGATCTCGGGCCCCGAGGCGCGGCGGATCGAGAACCGGCTGGCCGGGATGGATTGCAACCCCTATCTGGGCATCGCGGCGTCGCTGGCCTGCGGCTATCTGGGCCTGCTGGAGGCGGAAAACCCCCGCGCCGAATGCCTGGGCGACGCCTACATGTCCCAGGACGAGCTGCCCTACAACCTGGGCGACGCGCTGGACCTGATGATCGAGAACGAGGCCATGCGCGGCGTTCTGGGCCACGAATTCACCGCCGTCTACGAATCCGTCAAGCGCAATGAATACAAGGAGTTCCTGCAGGTCATCAGCCCGTGGGAACGCGAACATCTGCTGCTGAACGTATGA
- a CDS encoding NAD(P)/FAD-dependent oxidoreductase produces MNLLHLNDRPGAYPPSLYADDCGPRAERPPLRGEARTDVAVIGAGYTGLSAALHLARRGFRVTVLEAQRVGFGASGRNGGQIGSGQRQEVDWLEAHLGRDRARALWDLAEEAKALTRDLAAEAGVPVGAGIAHACRTRSEVDHARHMADHLARHYDYDQVRPLDRDALAAAIGGGNYAGGDLDQGAGHVQPLALALGVARLAEAAGAVIHERAQVTAIDHGAPSTIRTDQGLLRADHVILACNGYLGDLDGHVAARVMPINNYIVATPPLDDHPEILPDRIAVADTKFVVNYWRLDDHCRLVFGGGETVTYRFPRDIAAVVRPHLLSVYPQLRDVPLTHAWGGTLAITMNRMPLLARVAPNCLSASGYSGHGVAMAHLAGRLMAEAVAGQAERFDTMAAVPTRPFPGGAALRKPLLVLGMAWFGLRDRLGF; encoded by the coding sequence ATGAACCTGCTGCATCTGAACGACCGGCCCGGCGCCTATCCCCCCAGCCTCTATGCCGACGATTGCGGGCCCCGGGCCGAACGCCCTCCCCTGCGGGGCGAGGCGCGGACGGATGTGGCGGTGATCGGAGCGGGCTATACGGGCCTCTCGGCGGCGCTGCATCTGGCGCGGCGCGGCTTTCGGGTGACGGTCCTCGAGGCGCAGCGGGTGGGCTTTGGCGCCTCGGGGCGCAATGGCGGCCAGATCGGCTCCGGCCAGCGGCAGGAGGTCGACTGGCTGGAGGCGCATCTGGGCCGCGACCGGGCCCGCGCGCTGTGGGACCTGGCCGAGGAGGCCAAGGCCCTGACCCGCGATCTGGCCGCCGAGGCGGGCGTGCCCGTGGGCGCGGGCATCGCCCATGCCTGCCGCACCCGGTCCGAGGTCGATCACGCCCGCCACATGGCCGACCATCTGGCCCGGCATTACGATTACGATCAGGTCCGCCCGCTGGACCGCGACGCGCTGGCCGCGGCGATTGGCGGCGGAAATTATGCGGGCGGCGATCTGGATCAGGGCGCGGGCCATGTCCAGCCGCTGGCCCTGGCCCTGGGCGTCGCGCGCCTGGCCGAGGCGGCGGGCGCCGTCATCCATGAACGCGCGCAGGTGACGGCGATCGACCATGGCGCGCCCAGCACCATCCGCACCGATCAGGGCCTGCTGCGCGCCGATCACGTCATCCTGGCCTGCAACGGCTATCTGGGCGATCTGGACGGGCATGTGGCCGCGCGGGTGATGCCGATCAACAACTACATCGTCGCGACCCCGCCCTTGGACGACCACCCGGAGATCCTGCCGGACCGCATCGCCGTGGCGGATACAAAATTCGTGGTGAACTACTGGCGGCTGGACGATCACTGCCGGCTGGTCTTCGGCGGGGGCGAGACGGTGACCTACCGCTTTCCGCGCGACATCGCCGCGGTCGTGCGCCCGCATCTGCTGTCGGTCTATCCGCAGCTGCGCGATGTGCCCCTGACCCATGCCTGGGGCGGCACGCTGGCCATCACGATGAACCGGATGCCGCTGCTGGCGCGGGTCGCGCCGAACTGCCTGTCGGCCAGCGGCTATTCAGGCCATGGGGTGGCGATGGCGCATCTGGCAGGCCGGCTGATGGCCGAGGCGGTGGCCGGTCAGGCCGAACGATTCGACACGATGGCGGCGGTTCCGACGCGCCCCTTTCCGGGCGGTGCCGCGCTGCGCAAGCCGTTGCTTGTGCTGGGCATGGCTTGGTTCGGACTGCGTGACAGGCTGGGGTTCTAA
- a CDS encoding TerB family tellurite resistance protein encodes MFMDLINRLMGDAPQTLPPADADLAIAALLVRVARADDHYNDAERAHIDRVLACREGLTPEAAAARRLEAEQLEVEATDTVRFTRQIKDRIALEDRCAVLAAMWEIAYADNARSADEDSLIRLVAGLLGIPDQRSAQIRRQVRARMAGDQTDA; translated from the coding sequence ATGTTCATGGATCTGATCAACCGGCTGATGGGCGATGCGCCCCAGACCCTGCCGCCCGCCGATGCCGATCTGGCCATCGCCGCGCTGCTAGTGCGGGTGGCGCGCGCCGATGATCACTACAACGATGCCGAACGCGCCCATATCGACCGGGTCCTGGCCTGCCGCGAGGGCCTGACCCCGGAGGCCGCCGCCGCCCGCCGCCTCGAGGCCGAGCAGCTGGAGGTCGAGGCCACCGACACGGTGCGCTTCACCCGCCAGATCAAGGACCGCATCGCGCTGGAGGATCGCTGCGCCGTCCTCGCCGCCATGTGGGAGATCGCCTATGCCGACAATGCCCGCAGCGCCGACGAGGACAGCCTGATCCGCCTGGTCGCGGGGCTTCTGGGCATTCCCGACCAGCGTTCCGCCCAGATCCGCCGGCAGGTCCGCGCGCGGATGGCCGGTGACCAGACGGACGCTTAG
- a CDS encoding DUF1330 domain-containing protein, with the protein MTKAYWIAHVTVDDPATYDAYRRANAEPFARFGARFLVRGGPQQVVEGQARPRSMVIEFPSLQAATDCYHSAEYQAAKALRDPVSAADVMIVEGWDG; encoded by the coding sequence ATGACCAAGGCCTATTGGATCGCCCATGTAACGGTGGACGACCCCGCCACCTATGACGCCTATCGCCGCGCCAATGCCGAACCCTTCGCCCGGTTCGGCGCCCGCTTTCTGGTCCGCGGCGGGCCGCAGCAGGTGGTCGAGGGCCAGGCCCGCCCCCGCAGCATGGTGATCGAGTTTCCGTCCCTGCAGGCCGCGACCGACTGCTATCACAGCGCCGAATACCAGGCGGCCAAGGCGCTGCGCGACCCGGTCTCTGCCGCAGATGTGATGATCGTGGAGGGGTGGGACGGCTAG
- a CDS encoding PhzF family phenazine biosynthesis protein produces MLDFFVYDVFTERSFAGNPLAVVTGADGLDGARMQAIAAQFNLSETIFVLPPDDPAHRARVRIFLPRAEIPFAGHPTIGCALHLCPGDGDLVLEEAAGPVPVRIRDGLAEFAAPRLPGPTAPVGPELAAAALGLEVADLGHGAHRPCTAGADPGFVMIPLRDTAALARARPTGTAFEALTRAVPKVYCHAPDGAGTLRARMFAPANGIAEDPATGSAAVALAAPLLEAGALPEGETRLTIRQGIEMGRPSTMGLRIAVRGGALSSVRVSGRAVLTAQGRIAIPEGS; encoded by the coding sequence ATGCTGGATTTCTTCGTCTATGACGTCTTCACGGAGCGGTCCTTCGCGGGCAACCCGCTGGCCGTGGTGACCGGGGCCGACGGGCTGGACGGCGCGCGGATGCAGGCCATCGCCGCCCAGTTCAACCTGTCCGAGACGATCTTCGTGCTGCCCCCGGACGACCCCGCCCACCGCGCCCGGGTCCGCATCTTCCTGCCCCGGGCCGAGATCCCCTTTGCCGGCCACCCGACCATCGGCTGCGCGCTGCATCTGTGCCCCGGCGACGGCGATCTGGTGCTGGAGGAGGCCGCAGGCCCCGTCCCGGTCCGCATCCGCGACGGGCTGGCGGAATTCGCGGCCCCCCGCCTGCCCGGCCCCACCGCGCCGGTCGGCCCCGAACTGGCCGCCGCCGCCTTGGGGCTGGAGGTCGCCGATCTGGGCCATGGCGCGCACCGGCCCTGCACCGCCGGGGCCGATCCGGGCTTCGTGATGATCCCCCTGCGCGACACCGCCGCCCTGGCCCGCGCCCGGCCCACCGGCACCGCCTTCGAGGCGCTGACCCGCGCCGTCCCCAAGGTCTATTGTCACGCCCCGGACGGCGCGGGCACCCTGCGCGCGCGCATGTTCGCCCCCGCCAACGGCATCGCCGAGGACCCGGCCACCGGCTCCGCCGCCGTCGCCTTGGCCGCGCCACTGCTGGAGGCCGGGGCCCTGCCCGAGGGCGAGACCCGCCTGACCATCCGCCAAGGGATCGAGATGGGCCGCCCCTCGACCATGGGCCTGCGCATCGCGGTCCGTGGCGGGGCGCTGTCATCCGTGCGCGTGTCGGGGCGCGCCGTCCTGACCGCCCAAGGCCGCATCGCCATTCCGGAGGGATCATGA
- the ppk2 gene encoding polyphosphate kinase 2, translating to MNDYKDWLEAELQETLDEDIEIELEDAALSEEIRRIYRSQHPDQMDRKLYFRELLRLQSELIRLQDWVSHHKERVVVLFEGRDSAGKGGAIKRITQRLNPRVARVVALPAPSDREKTQWYFQRYVPHLPAGGEIVLFDRSWYNRAGVERVMGFATEDQVEQFFQDVPEFERMLVRSGIRLVKYWFSITDEEQQMRFQMRIHDPLKQWKLSPMDLQSRIRWEAYTKAKEDMFERTNIPEAPWYIVPGNDKKRARLNCIDHLLGMIPYGDVPHDQITLPDRVFNPDYEREVLPRELYVPQKY from the coding sequence ATGAACGACTACAAGGACTGGCTGGAAGCCGAACTTCAGGAAACCCTGGACGAGGATATCGAGATCGAGCTGGAGGATGCCGCCCTCTCGGAGGAGATTCGGCGCATCTATCGCAGCCAGCATCCCGACCAGATGGACCGCAAGCTCTATTTCCGCGAATTGCTGCGCCTGCAATCGGAACTGATCCGGCTGCAGGATTGGGTCAGCCATCACAAGGAACGCGTCGTCGTGCTGTTCGAGGGCCGCGACAGCGCCGGCAAGGGCGGCGCCATCAAGCGCATCACGCAGCGCCTGAACCCGCGCGTCGCCCGCGTCGTGGCCCTGCCCGCGCCGTCCGACCGCGAAAAGACGCAGTGGTATTTCCAGCGCTATGTCCCCCACCTGCCCGCGGGCGGCGAGATCGTGCTGTTCGACCGCAGCTGGTACAACCGCGCGGGCGTCGAACGGGTCATGGGATTCGCGACCGAGGATCAGGTCGAACAGTTCTTTCAGGACGTGCCGGAATTCGAGCGGATGCTGGTGCGGTCCGGCATCCGGCTGGTGAAATACTGGTTCTCGATCACCGACGAGGAACAGCAGATGCGCTTTCAGATGCGCATCCACGACCCTCTGAAGCAGTGGAAGCTGTCGCCCATGGACCTGCAATCCCGCATCCGGTGGGAGGCCTATACCAAGGCCAAGGAGGACATGTTCGAACGCACCAACATCCCCGAGGCGCCGTGGTACATCGTGCCCGGCAACGACAAGAAGCGCGCGCGGCTGAACTGCATCGACCACCTGCTGGGCATGATCCCCTATGGCGACGTGCCCCATGACCAGATCACCCTGCCGGACCGGGTCTTCAACCCCGATTACGAACGCGAGGTCCTGCCGCGCGAGCTTTACGTTCCGCAGAAATACTGA